The stretch of DNA ACCGCCGACGGTACGCGCTTGCACGGCTGGTGGCTGCCGGCCAAGGCCGGGGTGCCGGTCAAGGGCACGGTGCTGCACCTGCACGGCAATGGCGGCAACCTGTCCGGGCACCTCGGCGGCAGCTGGTGGTTGCCGGAGCAGGGCTACCAGGTGCTGCTGGTGGACTACCGTGGCTACGGGGTGTCGCAAGGCAAACCGAGCCTGCCGGCGATCTACCAGGACGTCGACGCGGCCTTCCAGTGGCTGGACCGGGCGCCCGAGGTCCAGGGCAAGCCGCTGATTGTCCTGGGCCAGAGCCTGGGCGGCGCCCTGGCCATCCACTATCTGGTGGAACAGCACCCGGAGCGCCAGCGCCAGCTCAAGGCCATAGTCTTCGACGGGGTGCCGGCCAGTTACCGCGAGGTGGGTCGTTTTGCCCTGAGTACGTCCTGGATGACCTGGCCGTTCCAGGTGCCGCTGTCCTGGCTGGTGCCGGATGGCGACAGTGCGATCAAGGCCATCGCGCGCCTGGATGGCGTGCCCAAGCTGATCTACCACAGCATCGACGATTCCCTCGTACCGCTTTCCAACGGCATCCGTCTGTATCAAGCTGCGCCCCCGCCCAGGGTGCTGCAGCTGACCCGAGGCGGTCATGTGCAGACCTTCGCCGACCCGGTCTGGCGCCAGGTGATGTTGCGTTACCTTGAGGACCCGCAGCATTTCAACGGCCTGCGCCGCCTGGGCGAAATCCCCAATTACCCCACACCTTTGAATCCAGTCGTAGAACCTCCAGAGAGTCCGCAATGAGCGAAGAACGTAACGCCATCCCCCTGATCATCACCGGTATCTGCAGCATCCTCGGCACCGTGGCGTGCCTGTGGTACTACGGCTACCTGCATTTCGCCAAGCCGGAGGATGCGCTGCTGCTCAACGATTTCACCATGCTCAAGACCGTGCCCGGCGAAGACTACAAGGTGTCCCTGGAGCCGGCGGCCGAGGTGGCGCAATGCATCGATGGCGTGCTGGTGCTGTTCGACACCGAGCAGAAGGGGCTGACGGGCGTGCTGATCAACAACAAGAAGCGCGCCGTGCGCTGCATGGGCCAGGAAACCCCGAAGCTGGAGCAGTGACCGGTCGGCATGCCAGCGCAAGCCGCGATCCGGTTGCCGGATAAAAAAGCCCCGCCGGTCAAGGCGGGGCTTTTTATTGGCTGCGCGGTTTATCGCGCGGGGCCGGGCTTAGTTGGCGCTGATGGCCGAACGTGGCGCGACCGGCTGGTTGTCGTTGGAAATGGTCACTTCCACGCGACGGTTCATGGCGCGCCCGGAAACACTGCCGTTGTTGGCAACCGGATATTCCTTGCCATAACCCTGGGCGACGATGCGTGCCGGATCGACACCCATCTTGATCAGGGCGACCTGTACCGAAGTGGCGCGACGCTCGGACAGCGACTGGTTGTAGGCCGCGCTGCCGGTGCTGTCGGTGTAGCCCTCGACTATCACTTTGCGATCAGGGTTGTCGCGCAGGAACTGCGCCAGCTTGTTGATGTTGACCAGGCCGCTGGATTTCAGGTCGGCCTTGTTGGTGGCGAACAGTACGTCACCGAAGGTCACCAGCGTACCGCGGTCGGTCTGCTTGGCGTTGAGGCTCGATTGCAGTTGCTTGATCTGTGCGTCACGGGCATCCAGAAGCGCCTTGGCGCGCTGGTCGCCGGCGTCCTTGAGCTGGGTTTCCGCGGTGCGCAGGGCGATGGTCTGCTTGGCCACTTCAATCCGCTGGTTGGTCAGGTAGGCCAGTTGGTCGACCTTCTTTTCGTCCTCCTTGTTCAGGTAGGCCTTGTCGGCCTTGTCCAGCCATTCGCTGGCGTCCTTGGTCTCCAGGGCCGCCACCTTGGTGGCCTGCGGGTTGGTCTGCAGGGCGGAGTAGTTGGTCCGGGCGTTTTCCAGGTTGGCGTTAGGCGGGGTGGAGCATGCCGCCAGCGCTACGCTCAGGGCCAACAGGGCAGGGATCATCAGTTGTTTGCGCATAATGGTTTCGTCCTTTTATCGATTGCGAATACGTGGGAATCGGCGCCCGCGGCTCATTGCACGCTGCGCATGCCTTCCTGACGTAGTTCCTGAACGCCTTTCTGAGAGTCCTTCAATGCCTGTTCGGCCTTGGCTGCCTGAGCCTTGCGCTCGGCGACGCGGGCGTCCCATTCGGCCTGCTCGGCCAGACGCCGGGCTTCGTCGTAGTTCTTGTCGTGCATGGCGAGCTCGGCTTGCTTGAGCTTGTCCTGAGCCGATTTCATTTCCACCGCGGCAAATTCGGTACCGCCTGCGCTGACTGCGCTGTTGACCGCAGATTGCGTCACCGCGTATTGCTCGCTTGGCGGATTACCGGCGCAACCGGCCAGGACCAGGCTGCTACCGAGAGCCAGCGCGGCCAGTTTCAGCCCGCGCAGAGAGGTTGACGAGGATTTGGCAGTGCTGATCTTCATGGTCTTCAACTCCATTGGATAACTCCTGAAAAACATCAAAATCCATCCCGGTTCCGACGCCGTAACGCTGAGTGACGACAAGGCTGGGGGCGTTGAAAATGAAACGGCCGTTCCAGTGATGGTTATTGGCTGTGACCCGAGGCTTTTTTGAATAGTTCAGAGAAGATGGCCTATCGCCCGGAAATTTCCTGACTGTGTGGACAAGGCTCTAAATAAGGAACTTTTGCCGTGCGCAGGGGTACTCCTGACCCGATCCGGGGTCAGGAATAACGCTCTTATCGGTGAGAAATGCAGGCGTGGATCAGTGTTTCTGCTCGTCTGCCTGAGCCGACAGATCGTGCAGATAACGCCGCGACAGGGCGAGAAAACGCGGGGTAGGGCCGATGTCTTCGTAGAGTGGATCGCCTTCTTCGTCGGTGGCGACCACATGCTGGCCCTGGACATAAGGGAAGCTGGTCTCGAGTTCCTCCAGGGCGGCCCCGATCAGCTCGCCGAGCAGTTCCTCGGTCCGGCGCTTGGGGTACATCTCGGAAATCGCCGCCAGGCGTGCGGCGGCTTCGACATCCAGATAGATCGTGTAGCCGGTCTGGGTCAGGCGACCCTTGGCGTTTTCTTCCCAGTGTTGCGCGAGCTCACGGATTTTCATGGCAACCTCAATGAACACCTGCTTGTGGCAGGGCTTGGTGAGTGACCGGCCTGTGCCGGCGCTAAGCCGTTGTGCGGCTTACTCTTGAGACTAGCTCCATCGTGCAAGGTTTAAAGGCGCTTCGTCGTGCACCGGCGTTGCCCGCAGCCGTTCGCGTCAAGACCGCCCTTGCTAATAGCCATGTGCTGGCGGCACTCTTGGGGCTTACCAGGAGCCCCGAGTCCGCTGGAGAACAGGTAGATGACCGATATTGATGCGCGCTTGCGCGAAGATGTTCACCTGCTGGGTGAGCTGTTGGGCAACACCATTCGTGAACAGTATGGCGAGGGTTTCCTCGACAAGATCGAACAGATTCGCAAGGGTGCCAAGGCCGACCGACGCGGTTCGCTGGATGCCGAACTCAGCGCCAGCCTCAACCAGCTCAGCGAGGAAGAGCTGCTGCCGGTGGCGCGGGCGTTCAACCAGTTCCTCAACCTGGCCAACATCGCCGAGCAGTACCAGTTGATTCACCGTCGCGAGGAGTCGCAGCCGGCACCGTTCGAGTCGCGGGTGCTGCCGGAACTGCTGGCGCGCCTGCGGGCCGAAGGCCATGGTGCCGAGGCGCTGGCCCGGCAGTTGGGACGGCTGGAGATCGAGCTGGTGCTGACCGCCCACCCCACCGAAGTCGCCCGCCGCACGCTGATCCAGAAATACGATGCCATCGCCGCGCAGTTGGCTGCCCAGGACCATCGCGACCTGACCTCGGCCGAGCGCGCGCAGATCCAGACACGCTTGCAGCGGCTGATCGCCGAGGCCTGGCACACCGAAGAAATCCGCCGGACCCGGCCGACCCCGGTGGACGAAGCCAAGTGGGGCTTCGCGGTGATCGAGCATTCGCTGTGGCAGGCCATCCCCAACTATTTACGCAAGGCCGACCAGGCCCTGCATGCGGCCACCGGCATGCATTTGCCGCTGGAGGCGGCGCCGATCCGCTTCGCTTCGTGGATGGGCGGCGACCGTGACGGCAACCCCAATGTCACCGCGGCGGTGACCCGCGAGGTGCTGTTGCTGGCGCGCTGGATGGCCGCCGACCTGTACCTGCGCGATGTCGATCAACTGGCGGCCGACCTGTCCATGCAGCAAGCCAACGCGACATTGCGGGCACTGGCCGGCGACAGCGCCGAGCCGTATCGCGCGGTGCTCAAGCAATTGCGCGAGCGCCTGCGGGCCACCCGCAACTGGGCCCAGGCCTCGTTGAGCGGTAGCGTGCCGGCGACTGCCCAGGTGCTGCAGAACAACCGCGAGCTGCTGGACCCGCTGGAGCTCTGCTACGAGTCCCTGCACGAATGCGGCATGGGCGTGATCGCCGACGGTCCGTTGCTCGACTGCCTGCGCCGCGCGGTGACCTTCGGCCTGTTCCTGGTGCGCCTGGACGTGCGTCAGGACTCCTCGCGGCACACCGCGGCCATGACCGAAATCACCGACTACCTGGGCCTGGGCCGCTATGGCGACTGGAGCGAGAAGGAGCGCATCGATTTCCTGATGCGCGAACTGGGCAGCCGTCGTCCGCTGCTGCCCGGTTATTTCAAGCCCTCGGCCGACACCGCCGAAGTGCTGGCGACCTGCCGGGAAATCGCTGCGGCCCCGGCGGCTTCGCTGGGTTCCTATGTGATCTCCATGGCCGGCGCGGCATCCGATGTGCTCGCCGTGCAACTGCTGCTCAAGGAAGCGGGCGTGCTGCGGCCGATGCGCGTGGTGCCGCTGTTCGAAACCCTGGCCGACCTGGACAACGCCGGCCCGGTGATCGAGCAGTTGCTGCTTCTGCCAGGCTATCGTTCGCGCCTGCAGGGCCCGCAGGAAGTGATGATCGGTTATTCCGACTCGGCCAAGGATGCCGGCACTACCGCTGCCGCTTGGGCGCAGTACCGGGCCCAGGAAAAACTGGTGGATATCTGCCGCGAGCAGCAGGTCGAGCTGCTGCTGTTCCATGGTCGCGGTGGCACCGTGGGGCGTGGCGGCGGCCCGGCCCACGCGGCGATCCTGTCGCAGCCGCCGGGTTCGGTGGCGGGGCGCTTCCGTACCACCGAGCAAGGGGAAATGATTCGTTTCAAATTCGGCCTGCCGGACATCGCCGAGCAGAACCTCAATCTCTACCTGGCGGCGGTGCTGGAAGCGACCTTGCTGCCGCCGCCCCTGCCGCAGCCGGCATGGCGCGACCTGATGGACGAACTGGCCGACGATGGGGTGAAGGCCTATCGCGCGGTGGTGCGGGAGAACCCGCAGTTCGTCGAGTATTTCCGCCAGTCCACGCCTGAGCAGGAACTGGGGCGCCTGCCACTGGGCAGCCGGCCGGCCAAGCGGCGTGCCGGTGGCATCGAAAGCCTGCGGGCCATCCCGTGGATTTTCGGCTGGACCCAGACCCGCCTGATGCTGCCGGCCTGGCTGGGCTGGGAAACCGCCTTGAGCAAGGCCCTGGAGCGCGGGGAGGGCGAGTTGCTGGGGCAGATGCGCGAACAGTGGCCGTTTTTCCGCACGCGCATCGACATGCTGGAGATGGTGCTGGCCAAGGCCGACGCGGATATCGCCCGTTCCTACGACGAACGATTGGTCGAACCGGCGCTGCTGCCATTGGGTGCGCATTTACGCGACTTATTGTCGCAGGCGTGTTCGGTGGTCTTGGGGCTGACCGGTCAGTCGCAGTTACTGGCACATAGCCCCGACACCCTGGAGTTCATTCGCTTGCGCAATACCTACCTGGACCCGCTGCATCTATTGCAGGCCGAACTGCTGGCCCGTTCGCGGCGCCAGGACGGCGCCCAGGACAGCCCGGTGGAACAGGCGCTGCTGGTGTCTGTGGCGGGGATTGCCGCCGGTTTGCGCAATACCGGCTAAGGTAATTGCTGGGGTTTTCAGTGGCTTGGCACGCTACTTCGAGCGCTGGCCCGAGAGGGCTGGCGACCGTCGCCAGGCGACACTTTGTTATGGGGTTGCGACCAGCAATACCCTGTCGCCAGGGCATAAAGGCGGCGGGTTGCTCCGACTTTCGGCTGCTTGTGTGCGCTGTGTCGGCTGTGTATCTTGATCAGCCTTTGGCCGTTTGGGCGGCCACTATCCCATTTCCGAGATTGGCCCCACGAGGCGAATCCGAGCGTTTCTAAATAAAAAATTGAGGAGCACATCGATGCGCGTAATTCTGCTGGGAGCTCCCGGGGCCGGTAAAGGTACTCAGGCAAAGTTCATCACCGAAAAATTCGGCATTCCGCAAATCTCCACCGGCGACATGCTGCGCGCAGCGGTCAAGGCCGGCACCGAGCTGGGCCTGAAAGCCAAGAGCGTGATGGACGCCGGTGGTCTGGTCTCCGATGACCTGATCATCAACCTGGTCAAGGAACGCATCAGCCAGGCCGATTGCGCCAAGGGTTTCCTGTTCGACGGCTTCCCACGCACCATTCCTCAGGCCGAAGCGCTGGTCAAAGCCGGCGTCGAGCTGGACAACGTGGTCGAGATCGCCGTCGACGACGAAGAGATCGTCCAGCGTATCGCTGGCCGCCGTGTGCACGAAGCCTCGGGCCGCGTTTACCACACCGTCTACAATCCGCCGAAAATCGCCGGTAAAGACGACATCACCGGTGAAGACCTGGTCCAGCGTAAAGACGACACCGAAGAAACCGTGCGTCATCGCCTGTCGGTCTACCACTCCCAGACCAAGCCGCTGGTGGAGTTCTACCAGAGCCTGGCCGCCAGCCAGGGCAAGCCGAAGTACAGCCACATCGCGGGCGTCGGTTCGGTCGAGTCGATCACCGGCAAGGTGCTCGAAGCGCTGAGCTGATCAGTCGTACCAGCTTGATCTTCAACGGCCCGCTTGCGGGCCGTTGCTGTTTATAATGCGTCACTTTTTTCAACTTCCTCTGCCTTATGGATACATCGATGAGCACCTTGCTGGCCCTGGACACCGCGACTGAAGCCTGCTCGGTCGCCTTGCTGCACGACGGCAAGGTGACGAGCCACTACGAGGTGATCCCGCGCCTGCATGCACAGAAGCTGCTGCCGATGATCCAGAAGCTGCTGGCCGATGCCGGCACCAGCCTGCAGGCCGTCGATGCCATTGCCTTCGGTCGCGGGCCTGGGGCCTTTACCGGTGTGCGGATCGCCATCGGCGTGGTCCAGGGCCTGGCCTTCGCCCTGGAGCGCCCGGTGCTGCCGGTGTCGAACCTGGCGGTGCTGGCGCAGCGCGCATTGCGCGAACACGGCGCGACCCAGGTGGCCGCCGCCATCGATGCGCGAATGGATGAGGTCTACTGGGGCTGCTACCGCGAAGTGGCGGGCGAGATGCGCCTGGCAGGGGCCGAAGCGGTGCTGCCGCCGGAAGCCGCTGCGTTGCCGGCGGACGCCAGCGGCGACTGGTTCGGCGCGGGCACCGGCTGGGGCTACGCCGAGCGTATCGGGGTCAATCTCAGTGGCCAGGACGCGGGCATGCTGCCCCACTCCGAAGATTTGCTGACCCTGGCGCGCTTTGCCTGGGAACGCGGCGAGGCGATCCCGGCGGACGAGGCGCAACCGG from Pseudomonas chlororaphis subsp. chlororaphis encodes:
- the tsaB gene encoding tRNA (adenosine(37)-N6)-threonylcarbamoyltransferase complex dimerization subunit type 1 TsaB, whose protein sequence is MSTLLALDTATEACSVALLHDGKVTSHYEVIPRLHAQKLLPMIQKLLADAGTSLQAVDAIAFGRGPGAFTGVRIAIGVVQGLAFALERPVLPVSNLAVLAQRALREHGATQVAAAIDARMDEVYWGCYREVAGEMRLAGAEAVLPPEAAALPADASGDWFGAGTGWGYAERIGVNLSGQDAGMLPHSEDLLTLARFAWERGEAIPADEAQPVYLRDKVATPKAR
- the ppc gene encoding phosphoenolpyruvate carboxylase, with translation MTDIDARLREDVHLLGELLGNTIREQYGEGFLDKIEQIRKGAKADRRGSLDAELSASLNQLSEEELLPVARAFNQFLNLANIAEQYQLIHRREESQPAPFESRVLPELLARLRAEGHGAEALARQLGRLEIELVLTAHPTEVARRTLIQKYDAIAAQLAAQDHRDLTSAERAQIQTRLQRLIAEAWHTEEIRRTRPTPVDEAKWGFAVIEHSLWQAIPNYLRKADQALHAATGMHLPLEAAPIRFASWMGGDRDGNPNVTAAVTREVLLLARWMAADLYLRDVDQLAADLSMQQANATLRALAGDSAEPYRAVLKQLRERLRATRNWAQASLSGSVPATAQVLQNNRELLDPLELCYESLHECGMGVIADGPLLDCLRRAVTFGLFLVRLDVRQDSSRHTAAMTEITDYLGLGRYGDWSEKERIDFLMRELGSRRPLLPGYFKPSADTAEVLATCREIAAAPAASLGSYVISMAGAASDVLAVQLLLKEAGVLRPMRVVPLFETLADLDNAGPVIEQLLLLPGYRSRLQGPQEVMIGYSDSAKDAGTTAAAWAQYRAQEKLVDICREQQVELLLFHGRGGTVGRGGGPAHAAILSQPPGSVAGRFRTTEQGEMIRFKFGLPDIAEQNLNLYLAAVLEATLLPPPLPQPAWRDLMDELADDGVKAYRAVVRENPQFVEYFRQSTPEQELGRLPLGSRPAKRRAGGIESLRAIPWIFGWTQTRLMLPAWLGWETALSKALERGEGELLGQMREQWPFFRTRIDMLEMVLAKADADIARSYDERLVEPALLPLGAHLRDLLSQACSVVLGLTGQSQLLAHSPDTLEFIRLRNTYLDPLHLLQAELLARSRRQDGAQDSPVEQALLVSVAGIAAGLRNTG
- a CDS encoding OmpA family protein; its protein translation is MRKQLMIPALLALSVALAACSTPPNANLENARTNYSALQTNPQATKVAALETKDASEWLDKADKAYLNKEDEKKVDQLAYLTNQRIEVAKQTIALRTAETQLKDAGDQRAKALLDARDAQIKQLQSSLNAKQTDRGTLVTFGDVLFATNKADLKSSGLVNINKLAQFLRDNPDRKVIVEGYTDSTGSAAYNQSLSERRATSVQVALIKMGVDPARIVAQGYGKEYPVANNGSVSGRAMNRRVEVTISNDNQPVAPRSAISAN
- a CDS encoding alpha/beta hydrolase, translating into MRVLSIVCLLLTLSGCSSLLFYPERGLPFTPDKARLDYRDVTLTTADGTRLHGWWLPAKAGVPVKGTVLHLHGNGGNLSGHLGGSWWLPEQGYQVLLVDYRGYGVSQGKPSLPAIYQDVDAAFQWLDRAPEVQGKPLIVLGQSLGGALAIHYLVEQHPERQRQLKAIVFDGVPASYREVGRFALSTSWMTWPFQVPLSWLVPDGDSAIKAIARLDGVPKLIYHSIDDSLVPLSNGIRLYQAAPPPRVLQLTRGGHVQTFADPVWRQVMLRYLEDPQHFNGLRRLGEIPNYPTPLNPVVEPPESPQ
- the adk gene encoding adenylate kinase is translated as MRVILLGAPGAGKGTQAKFITEKFGIPQISTGDMLRAAVKAGTELGLKAKSVMDAGGLVSDDLIINLVKERISQADCAKGFLFDGFPRTIPQAEALVKAGVELDNVVEIAVDDEEIVQRIAGRRVHEASGRVYHTVYNPPKIAGKDDITGEDLVQRKDDTEETVRHRLSVYHSQTKPLVEFYQSLAASQGKPKYSHIAGVGSVESITGKVLEALS
- a CDS encoding DUF4398 domain-containing protein, producing the protein MELKTMKISTAKSSSTSLRGLKLAALALGSSLVLAGCAGNPPSEQYAVTQSAVNSAVSAGGTEFAAVEMKSAQDKLKQAELAMHDKNYDEARRLAEQAEWDARVAERKAQAAKAEQALKDSQKGVQELRQEGMRSVQ